ATGGGTGTTTAAATGCTCTACCAAGATGCATGACAGGGTTATAAATGCTTTGTGAAGACTCAATTTAATATGATTTATACAGCCTTTATTAAGCAGTGCTTGTGCCACCCTTTACAAAGCACAGGTTTATGTCATATTTGACAttgtgggttatgtcacatttgacattggtgattatgtcacacagatatgccacatttatgaaccctttataaagcatgacatatgGTTATAGATTATTTGTAACACATTTATGTAGTGTTTACTAAGGCTTTATGAAGTCTTTATAACCTGCACGTCATTTAATGCGGGAccgtaggcctacattatgacatTAGAATTAGGTGGAAAATGACTTCAGGCATACATACCTGTTGCACGTTACTAACAGTTCTACACAATGGTTTGACGGCTGTGGTAGGCTATCACCATCTTGGGTTGCGGCGCCCCCATGTGATGGCTTCAGAAAGAAACCCTTTTCTGATCTTGGCCTCCACTGTCACAGTAATACAACGGACTGTAGCTCTCAAAGACCACTAGAGGACAGACTTGGTTCATGTGGAATAATATCTATTAGTTAAACCTGTTGACTAATGCCCCTTGTAGTGTGCCTCATTTCACACTCAGACCATACAGTTTTAAGAAGAGAATGATTTCAAACAGCTGTTGAAATAGTTTATTCTGTAATGTATATTTTTGCACAATATGAAAGCAACATAATTAAAGGCCTATCTAAGTTGATCATCAAAGTAACATAGTTTCAGGAAGGTCCTTGGATGGAAATGACACTGCAAACTAATCTGCTTCATATATAATGTAGTATCTGAATGCAGTAGAGTTGGCCAGTAGCAGCCTAAAGTTGATCCAGATTAATTACATTCTTGTATTTTATTGGTTCAGTTTATCAGCTGATCCTACTGAAGGGTCGTACATAATCACAGAAACATACCAGAGTTACATCAATTTTTGATACCTTATCCAAACCATAACCTCTCTTCACACCAACTTCCTTAACTCTCTCCAGCCTCctgccttcctcctctctccccctccactctccaGCTCCCTGcaatcctcctctcttcccctccactctctccagccccctgccttcctcctctctccccctccactctctccagccacctgccccctccactctctccagccacctgccttccctcctctcttcccctccactctctccagccccctgccttccctcctctctccccctccactctctccagccccctgccttcctcctctctccccctccactcttTCCCGCCCCctgccttcctcctctctccccctccactctccaGCTCCCTGcaatcctcctctcttcccctccactctctccagccccctgccttcctcctctctccccctccactctctccagccacctgccttccctcctctcttcccctccactctctccagccccctgccttccctcctctctccccctccactctctccagccccctgccttcctcctctctccccctccactctctccagccacctgccttccctcctctctccccctccactctccagccccctgccttcctcctctctccccctccactcttTCCCGCCCCctgccttcctcctctcttcccctccactctctccagctccctgcaatcctcctctcttcccctccactctctccagccacctgccttccctcctctctccccctccactctctccagccccctgccttcctcctctctccccctctactctctccagccacctgccttccctcctctctccccctccactctccagccccctgccttcctcccctcttcccctccactctctccagccccctgcccttttgctctctcccactccactctctctctcccccttcccttttccactctcctctccactccctccagccccctgcccttttcctctctccccctccactctctccagccccctgcccctttcctctcttcccctccactctctccagccccctgccattttcctctctttccctccactctctccagcccGCTGCCCTtttgctctctccccctccactctctctctcccccttcccttttccactctcccctccactctctccagccccctgcccttttcctctctcctcctccactctccccagCCCCCTGCCactttcctctcttcccctccactctctccagccccctgcccttttcctctctttccctccactctctccagccccctgcccttttcctctctccccctccactctctctcccccttcccctttcctctcttcccctccactctctccagccccctgccgttttcctctcttcccctccactctctccagccccctgcccttttcctctctccccctccactctctctctccccttcccttttcctctcttcccctccactctctccaaccccgtgcccttttccactctccccctccactctctccagccctctgcccttgtcctctcttcccctccactctctctctccccttcccttttcctctcttcccctccactctctccagccccGTGCTCTTTTCCactctccccctccactctctccagccctctgcccttttcctctcttcccctccactctctctcccccttcccttttccactctcctctccactccctccagcccccttcccttttcctctctccccctccactctctccagccccctgcccctttcctctcttcccctccactctctccagccccctgcccttttcctctctttccctccactctctccagcccGCTGCCCTtttgctctctccccctccactctctctctcccccttcccttttccactctcccctccactctctccagccccctgcccttttcctctctcctcctccactctccccagCCCCCTGCCactttcctctcttcccctccactctctccagccccctgcccttttcctctttccctccactctctccagccccctgcccttttcctctctccccctccactctctcacccccttcccctttcctctcttcccctccactctctccagccccctgccgttttcctctcttcccctccactctctccagccccctgcccttttcctctctccccctccactctctctccccttcccttttcctctcttcccctccactctctccacccccgtgcccttttccactctccccctccactctctccagccctctgcccttttcctctcttcccctccactctccccAGCCCCGTGCCCTTTTCCactctccccctccactctctccagccctctgcccttttcctctcttcccctccactctctctcccccttcccttttccactctcctctccactccctccagcccccttcccttttcctctctccccctccactctctccagccccctgcccctttcctctcttcccctccactctctccagccccctgcccttttcctctctttccctccactctctccagcccGCTGCCCTtttgctctctccccctccactctctctctcccccttaccTTTTCCactctcccctccactctctccagccccctgcccttttcctctctcctcctccactctccccagCCCCCTGCCactttcctctcttcccctccactctctccagccccctgcccttttcctctctttccctccactctctccagccccctgcccttttcctctctccccctccactctctctcccccttcccctttcctctcttcccctcccctctctccagccccctgcccttttcctctcttcccctccactctctccagccccctgcccttttcctctctccccctccactctctctccccttcccttttcctctcttcccctccactctctccagccctctgcccttttcctctcttcccctccactctctctctccccttcccttttcctctcttcccctccactctctccagccccgtgcccttttccactctccccctccactctctccagccctctgcccttttcctctcttcccctccactctctctctccccttcccttttcctctcttcccctccactctctccagccctctgcccttttccactctacccctccactctccccctgcccttttccactctccccctccactctctccagccccctgcccttttccactctccccctccactctctccagccccctgcccttttcctctctccccctccactctctctcccccttcccctttcctctcttcccctccactctctccagccccctgcccttttcctctctttccctccactctctccagccccctgcccttttcctctctccccctccactctctctcccccttcccctttcctctcttcccctccactctctccagcccctgcccttttccactctccccctccactctctccagccccctgctgtttcttctcttcccctccactctctccagcccgctgcccttttccactcttccccttcactctctccagccccctgcccttttccactctcccccttcactctctccagccccctgcccttttccactcttcCCCTTCACTCTCTCCAGCCCCCTGCCCTTTTCCTCTGCACAatctgtcagaaactgtctcagggtaGCTCAtctgatgaatcccagtttcaactgtaccgggcagatggcatcgtgtgggctagcggtttgctgatgttgttgttgtgaacagagtgccccatagtggcggtgggtttatggtatgggcaggcataagctatggacaacaaacacaattgcattttatcaatagcaatttgaatacacagagatactgtaacgagatcctaaggcccattgtcatgccattcatccgctgccatcacctcatgtttcagcatgataatgcacggccccatgtcgcaaagatctgtacacaattcctggaagctgaaaatgtcccagttcttccattgcctacatactcaccagacatgtcacccattgagcatgttttaaaacataccatttttatttttataacttACGTTGTTTGACTCATGGAAACTGCATTCaaaactgtgtgtttgtgtgtgtaaacaAATCTTGGGTTCTGAGAAGTAATAGGGTCAACTTCCATTGAGCCCtggtgtgagtttgtgtgtttgtgtgtgtgacactgTGGGAGAAAAACACAGAAACAAACATggccatatacactgagtataccaaacattaggaacaccttcctaatgtggagttgcacccccctccccttttccccctcagaacagccttaatttgtcggggaatggactctacaaggtatcgtaagcgttccacagggatgctggtccatgttgactccaatgcttcccacagttgtgtcaagttggctggatgtcctttgggtggtggaccattcttgatacacacgggaaactgttgagcatgaaaaacccagcagcattgcagttcttgacccaaaccggtgtgcctggctcctactaccataccccgttcaaaggtgcTTACATCTGTTGTCTCGCCCATTCACCCTTtcaatggcacacatatacaatccatgtctgaaTTGTATGAAGGCATTACAAATCCTTTTTTAACCTGtcttctacactgattgaagtggatttaacaagtgacattaataagggatcatagctttcacctggattcacctggtcagtctgtcatggaaagagtatgtttagtatactcagtgtattgtCACCTGGTTTGTGTGACTCATGGAAACAACATAATATCTTCTGAGAAGTAAGAGGATAAAGTGCCACAGTTAGTTATAAAAACCTCTGTTATAACTGTGGGCGTATCCTCTCAGCAGCATGACACATCTAAAACAGTTTCACAACCGCCCTTTGTCCCAGTTCCCTTGGAGTTCTCCTTAATAACGTTGTTATCGCTTTGATTGCTTATGTCCTTATGGCTGTGTGCTGTTCCTTACCGTAGCCGGTACCTGGAACCTGTGGCCTTAGACCTGTACTATGTAGACCACAAGCCCTTCTGCCTGGCTGTATAGCTGGTCTCTACCCAACAGTCCAATGTCCATTTAGATAATAAGTCTGAAGAGCTGACGCAGAGAGAGGCAGGGTTACAGCAGGCTGCTATCTGATTACTATCAAcacacaggtagagagagagagagagagagagagagagagagagagagagagagagagagagagagagagagagagagagcggcagaggcagaggcagaaacagacaggtagagagacgCTGAACGCAGTGAGAACaacaactaactaactaacaactGTGGAAGTGAACAGAACAGCAGACAAACAGAAGACTGAAGAAGTCCTAACAAAGAGAGACTGGTCCTAGTgttagtggtagtgttagtggtagagttagtgttagtggtagtgttagtggtagtgttagtgagCGACCGTGGataaacagacagagatgtttgtcctgttctttgtctgtctgtccggGCTGGTCCAGTCTACGACAGCGATGATATTCTGGACGGCGTACGTGGGGGTGCATTTCTACGACAGCAACACTAACCAGACAGAGACCAGGTTCTGTGAGTGTGGGGTGTACGGGCGTTCCTCCCCTCTGGAGAGCGCTGCCGGGATGGTGGTCCTCCCTGCCTCAGACCCCCAGGGCTGCAGCCTGGACCCCTACCCCTCCAACGACAACACCACCACCCAGGGGTCCTGGATCGCTCTGGTCAAGAGGGGAAACTGTACCTTCAGTGAGAAGATCAAGGCAGCGTGGGCCAGGGGGGCGGCGGCCGTAGTGGTCTATAACCTGGATGGAACCGGTAACAGCTCAGATTACATGACGCACAGCGACACCACTGGCACCGTGGCCATCATGATCGGTAACCTCCAGGGGGTAGAGATCGCTAACATAGTGCGGAGTGGTGTGGCCGTCTCCATGGTGATCGAGGTGGGCAAAGCCCATGGGCCATGGATGGACACCTATTGGCTCTACTTCCTGTCTATCGCCTTCTTCATTGTGACGGGCGCCTCCATTGTCTACTTCGGATTCGTCTCCGCCCACCGGCTGCATAGTCTCAGGTTGATCCATCTCACCGATAGGCGGCTGAGGAATGAGGCCAAGAAAGCGATTGGTCGGCTGGAGGTGCGTAAGCTGAAGCGCGGGGACGAGGAGACGAAGCCGGACAGCCACACCTGTGCCGTGTGTATCGAGTCATACCGCCCAGGAGATGTAGTGACCGTCCTGACCTGTGGCCATCTGTTCCACAAGGCCTGTATCGAGCCCTGGCTGCTGGACAAGAGGACCTGCCCCATGTGTAAGGCTGACATCCTGAAGGCCTTAGGAGTGGAGGGGCCCGGGGAGGAGGAGAGCAGCAGTTCCTCTGTCCCACCACCAGATGTCCCTATCGTCACAGTGTCTGGAGGATCAGGTAGAGAGCTGCTGAATGAGGTCCCTCTCAATGACAAACACCTTCCGACCCCCACCCTGACTCCTCAACCCCCCACCGAGGCCTGGCAACCACATCACTATGACAATATAGCCTTCGAGGGAGAGACACACCCTCAGGGGAACGTGGCCACCAGAGGATaaacgacaacaacaacactggatAATGGTCATTTCTACCTGGAGCACGAACAACAACCCATAGACCGCTTCACACAGCTACAGCAGTGGCTGGTGATATACTGTACTATCACCCATAGACCTCTTCACACAGCTACAGCAGTGGCTGGTGATATACTGTACTATCACTGTTAGATAaaccatatctactgtactgCTAGGAAAACATCTCCCTGGATTCAAACACGGTTTACTGATGATCAAATAACTATCATGGCAGTAGATTCTACCTCTGCTTATCTGCATAGCCTAAACCCTGGTCCAGGAAGCTGCAGGTGTGCAGGCTTCTCTTTTAACTTCTCTTTGAGATCAAAGTTACTTCTTTATAATTTGTTAAATGAACAAACAATCACTTGTATGATGATGAGAAAGGCTGAATATATTTTTCTATTAAATTGATATCTCTGCTGTATTTTTAAAAGTAGATATTCTGAGAGTAAAATAAAAATCAGTATTTAAGAATGAATCgaactacagtatactgtaatgGTTCACATATTAAATGAAATGAGTAACCAACAAAACAGAATATGTACTAACTTACGTACTAACCTGGTTTAGTATAGCTAaagatgtactgtacatgtgtctGTGGCAGGGTAggtgtcaattccatttcaaatcagtcaattcagaaagtgaaTTAAATTCATAAGTTGATCAAATCTTCATTAAAAACAAATGGCACTTTTGAATGAATTTCAATGAATATCCTGAAGTGACAATGGAAGCCATGTTGAGTTTTCTTAACCTGGACTGGTCATGTGGTGAGGAGGGACACCTGGGCCTAATGATGAGAGCCCTGCCAGTCTGAGaccaggagaggggaggggaggatgagaggagaggaggggaggggaggatgagaggagaagagggaagggtgagaggagtagaggaggaggagaggggagggtgagaggaggaggagagaagagggaagggtgaaaggaggaggaggagaggggaggggaggatgagaggagaagagggaagggtgagaggaggagaggagatgaggagaaggaagggtgagaggaggaggagagaagagggaagggtgaaaggaggagaggagaagagggaagagggaagagtgagagggtgagaggaggagaggggagcagaggaTAAGAGAGGATGAGAAAGTCTATAATTACCTCCTAGCAGCAGGACTCCACTCACCTCACACCTACTGATCAGCCATAATCACCTCCCTCCCACTCAGGggcctgtagtgtgtgtgtgtgtgtgtgtgtgtgtagaagctcCCCAGGATGTGCCTAATAGAACTTGGTCATTAATTAGCAGGAAACCCAGCTGAATGACTGCTGCCCTCTTCTGCCTAGGGTTGAATGGTGGGAACCCGGTTACTGAGAATTACAGCGATTTACCGGCCAAACCACTCCCTTTTCCTGGAATAAATAACAGCATGAAATGAACAGCAAGGAGTGAAATGGAAATGTTAAATTATATGTGATGTCTAAATCTGTCTTCTCTAGGGCCTCTGCATAATGAATCATCAacactcagggtggggacagacagcccatctcagggtggggacagagagcccatctcagggtggggacagacagcccatctcagggtggggacagagagcccgtctcagggtggggacagacagcccatctcagggtggggacagacagcccatctcagggtggggacagagagCCCATCTCAAGGTGGGGACAGAcaacccatctcagggtggggacagagggcccatctcagggtggggacagagagcccatctcagtatggagcagAGTTCATAATGGCATGGTATTCCTACATTTTCTGCAGCATAGTCTATGATACAGTAATATAAATATAAAGAATGAATGCGCctctaatttacccatctccatctggctCCATCTGGGTCatcttattttttaaattgtaaatATGCTTTTTTTTAAATCGCAGCTACAGAtttttaaaacagcctatcactcGAATATCACGCGGGAGCACTCtcgcagtctttctctctctccatcaactccattcaaattgcatccaaaatagatcatcctgttctagattgataTATAGCCCTGTATATAGATGTCatagcctacctctttcaggtaatacattcaatgCGGTATTAGTcttatatttagctaatgaatGATGGGTTATGCATCATAAGCTTGTAATTTATAGCCTCTTGTCTCTTGCTCAATATGCACAAACCTGTGCTCCGCTGGCCTCTCCTTAAATAACGCTCCTcagctcttggagtcccatgcaggaaaagctaCACTAGATAGTTTGCTGGACATTATTATATTTTtgcatttcttataccaatagactGTTAGAAGAGGGACGCTAActcttgtttgctgaatgttaaatacagcagccaatagaactgtaacgattgtctatttcgtcctcctcatcggacgaggagaggcgagaaggatcggaccaatatgcagaatggttcgtgctcatgatgatttattaaaaccgaaactgaacactgaaatacaaaacaataaacgaagtgcagaaaaccgaaacagtaccgtgaggtgaaaacactaacacggtagacaaacacccacaaaacacatgtgaaacccaggctgcctaagtatgattctcaatcagggacaacgattgacagctgcctctgattgagaatcataccaggccgaacacaaaatcccaacatagaaaatcacacatagacaacccacccaactcacgtcctgaccatactaaataaatacaaaacaagggaaaacaggtcaggaacgtaaggtgcgaactccgggcgcaccacctaaaactctaggggagggtctgggtgggcgtctgtccgcggtggcggctctggcgcgggacgtggaccccacttaaacaatgtttttgtccacctccttaatcgcccccgtggccttttatgagcggcgatcctcgccgccgaccttggcctggggacCCTAGCCATGGGTCCCAAATGCACGGGGAATTCcggcagcgctggacaggtgggagactccggcagcgctggAGTGAAGGACGCCTCCGGCAGCTCCAGAGTGAAGAGCGATTTTGGCATCGCCTGGCTGACtgcaggctctggcggatcctggctggctggctctggcagctcctggctggctggctctggcagctcttggctggctggctctggcagctcctggctggctgacggctctggctggtcatggctggctgacggctctggctggtcatggctggctgacggctctggctggtcatggctggctgacggctctggctggtcatggctggctgacggctctggctggtcatggctggctgacggctctggctggtcatggctgactgacggctctggctggtcatggctggcggacggctctggctgctcctgtctggcggacggctctagcggctcgggacagacgggcagctctgacggctcgggacagacgggcagctctgacggctcgggacagacgggcggctctagcggctcctgactgacggacggctctactggctcgggacagacggacggctctactggctctgggcaggcaggcagctcagacagcgctgggcaggcagacagctcagacagcgctgggcaggcaggtagctcaggcagcgctgggcaggcaggcagctcaggcagcgctgggcaggcaggcagctcaggcagcgctgggcaggcaggcagctcaggcagcgctgggcaggcaggcagctcagacagcgctgggcaggcaggcagctcaaacagcgctggacagacgggtacacctgtagggaggagacagagagacagcctggtgcggggggctgccaccggaggactggtacgtggaggtggcaccggatataccggaccgcgAAGGagtacacgcgctcttgagcaccgagcctgcccaaccttaccaggttgaatggtccccgtagccctgccagtgcggcgaggtggaatagcccgcactgggctatgctggcgaaccggggacaccatttgtaaggctggtgccatgtacgccggcccgaggagacgtactggagaccagatgcgttgggccgacttcatgacacccggctcgatgcccaacctagccctaccagtgcggcgaggtggaatagcccgcactgggctaagcacgcgtactggggacaccgtgcgctccaccgcataacacggtgtctgaccagtacgacgccctctcactccacggtaagcacggggagttggctcaggtctcctacccggctttgccacactccgcgtgtgccccccccaagaaatttttgggtctgactctcgggctcccaaccgcgtcgccgcgctgcctcctcataccagcgcatctctgccttcgctgcctccaactcggCTTTAGGACGACGATATTCCCCtggcccagggtcccttgccgtccagaatctcctcccacgtccatgAGTCCTGGGTTTTtctccgctgctgctgctgctgctgtcgctgcccttttccactctgcttggtcctttgttggtgggtgtttctgtaacgattgtctatttcgtcctcctcatcggacgaggagaggcgagaaggatcggaccaatatgcagaatggttcgtgctcatgatgatttattaaaacagaaACTGTtacggcggacgtaaaggtaacgtaaaggtaatggcggactgaacgaagttatgtagagcacctcaagataaaacataatattcgaaatatctgctaaattagactaaaatattagcactaaataatctggtgggtgataaccttcaatctggataataacacaaaacaaatcctaagactagagacatttatcgacaaatattacgaaaacaagcaacacccaaacatgacggagagtaagacaggggaaccgattcaaaaacgaaaacgtgactcctcaaccgacactgatgatctaatattctcaccaccggcaatggtaaaggtcgaaaccgatctgttaaaatcaataaatgacaaactgggtatacttgaattagttagtaaagatataaacgagttgaaggcaagcctagagatgagtgatgaaaaagctgcggctttggagaaggaaacacacgcgctaaaagggacagtcaataagattgaaaccgaaatgaatgaatttaaaaaggagaacaacgttctgaaggaatgcttactggacatacaaactagatccatgagagagaatttggtacttacaggtatccaagagaaagaaggagaggttcctgaatctgtagttagagagttcctttttgcagcgcttcagattccacgcgaagttatcgataagatccaacttgaacgtgtacaccgcctcggacagagagggcagaggtacgaacgcccaatcgttgccaaatttgcttcatttaaagataaaataatggttaaaagcctgggtaaaagacttgctgggaccaaaattggcatgaatgatcagtttccgaaagaaattgcagaacggcgcaaagttctgtatccaattttcaaagaaaatagattaaaagcgaaacgagtagctctcgtcgttgataaactatatattgataaccagttgttcagagacacaaagattactccatggttattttaaaaattacaaagttctcatagatgaggaaaataaacacaattcaagcccggttattgattgtaacaatacaaaatatagcttttctataaatcttcacata
The Salvelinus namaycush isolate Seneca unplaced genomic scaffold, SaNama_1.0 Scaffold320, whole genome shotgun sequence DNA segment above includes these coding regions:
- the LOC120040020 gene encoding E3 ubiquitin-protein ligase RNF128-like, translating into ATVDKQTEMFVLFFVCLSGLVQSTTAMIFWTAYVGVHFYDSNTNQTETRFCECGVYGRSSPLESAAGMVVLPASDPQGCSLDPYPSNDNTTTQGSWIALVKRGNCTFSEKIKAAWARGAAAVVVYNLDGTGNSSDYMTHSDTTGTVAIMIGNLQGVEIANIVRSGVAVSMVIEVGKAHGPWMDTYWLYFLSIAFFIVTGASIVYFGFVSAHRLHSLRLIHLTDRRLRNEAKKAIGRLEVRKLKRGDEETKPDSHTCAVCIESYRPGDVVTVLTCGHLFHKACIEPWLLDKRTCPMCKADILKALGVEGPGEEESSSSSVPPPDVPIVTVSGGSGRELLNEVPLNDKHLPTPTLTPQPPTEAWQPHHYDNIAFEGETHPQGNVATRG